GAATCGCTAACTAAAATCATCAATCAAAATATTAACAAATTTACTGGTCTGAAAAGAGTACAAGAAGTTGAAGTAGAAGAAATTACAAAAATATTTTCATTGGAACCATTCAATATAATACAAATAACCGAAATGGGGAGTATTATATTAAACTATAAACCGGAATTAGCAAAAGTGAGGTTAAATAAAATAATTGGAGAAATATTTTAATTTTCTTAATGAAATTAGTATAGAATGTCATAAAAAAACATATCAGAAAAGAGCGGGCAAAATAGAAAAGAGAGCAAAATCATGAAAATAAAATGGTTAGGACATTCTTCGTTTTTAATTGAATCGGAAAGAGGGATTAAAATTATCACTGATCCTTTCGATGAAACGCTTGGTTATAAACTTCCCCGGATCAAAGCCAATATTGTAACAGTCAGCCACGAACATTTTGACCATAATTATGTTAGAGGAGTAAAGGGAAGACCGGTAGTTTTTAAGGGTGCGGTAAGAAGAGAATCACATAAAATGGAATTTAGAGGAATATTGTCTTTTCATGATGGTGTTTACGGGGGCAAGAGAGGATTAAATACCATATTTATTATAAAAGCTGATGGACTATGCTTATGCCACTTGGGTGATTTAGGGCATATTTTAAATTCAGATAAATTAAAAGATATAGGAAAAATAGATATTCTTTTTATTCCAGTAGGTGGATTATATACTATAGATGGTAGCCAAGCTGATCAGATTATTGATACTATTAAACCCAGGATAGCAATTCCAATGCATTATAAAACAAAAGCAATTAACTTCTCCATAGACCCGGTAGATGGATTTCTGTCGAATAAAAAAAATGTACAAAGAATAAAATCAAGTGAATTCGAAATAACCTTGGATACATTGCCTAAAAATACGCAAATTTACGTTTTACAATATGAATAGTAGTTAAGAAAACAAAAAAAGTAAAATCATGAAACTAACTTTATACCTTAAATATGATTTCTTAACCAGTTAACGGTTATCCAACTAACTAAACAAAAAAGGAGACTTATGACAAAATATATTTTTGTTACAGGAGGAGTAGTTTCATCTTTGGGTAAAGGTATCTCTGCTTCTTCTATCGGAAGGATATTGAAAAGTAGGGGTTTAAACATTTCCATACAAAAAATAGATCCTTATATCAATGTTGATGCGGGAACCATGAATCCTTTTCAACATGGTGAAGTATTTGTTACCGAAGACGGAGCTGAGACAGACTTAGACTTGGGGCATTATGAGCGATTTATTGATACCAATTTATCGAATGATAATAATATGACTACCGGGAAAATCTATAGTTCGGTAATTGCTAAAGAAAGAAGGGGGGATTTTTTGGGAGCCACAGTGCAAGTGATACCCCATATAACTGATGAGATAAAATCTACCATTAAAAATATTTCACAAAATGCAAAAGAAAAAATGGATGTGGTAATCGTAGAGATCGGCGGAACAGTAGGTGATATTGAAAGCCTTCCTTTTTTAGAAGCTATAAGACAATTTAGAAATGATATAGGAAAAGACAATGTTCTGTACATACACGTCACTTTTATCCCTTATCTTGAAGCTGCCAAAGAGTTAAAATCAAAACCTACGCAACATAGCGTAAGGGAGCTCAGAGAGATTGGTATCCAGCCGGATATAGTAATCTGCCGTTGTCAATCAAAACTTTCCCAGGAAATAAAAAATAAAATATCCTTATTTTGCGATATCAGGAATGAAGCTATAATCGAAGCAATAAATGTCAAATCTATTTATGAAGTACCCATAATATTTGAAGAACAAAAGCTGGGAGATTTAATTGTTGAATTGTTAAATTTAAAATGCCAAGATTCTGATTTACAAAATTGGAAAAATATGGTTAATAAAATATATCATCCCCAAAAAGAAGTTAATATCGGAATGGTAGGAAAATATATTAGTTTAAAAGATGCTTATATTAGTATTACCGAAGCACTTCTTCATGGCGGGATCGATAATGATTGTAGAGTCAAAATAAAAAGAATTGA
The genomic region above belongs to Candidatus Atribacteria bacterium and contains:
- a CDS encoding MBL fold metallo-hydrolase, whose amino-acid sequence is MKIKWLGHSSFLIESERGIKIITDPFDETLGYKLPRIKANIVTVSHEHFDHNYVRGVKGRPVVFKGAVRRESHKMEFRGILSFHDGVYGGKRGLNTIFIIKADGLCLCHLGDLGHILNSDKLKDIGKIDILFIPVGGLYTIDGSQADQIIDTIKPRIAIPMHYKTKAINFSIDPVDGFLSNKKNVQRIKSSEFEITLDTLPKNTQIYVLQYE
- a CDS encoding CTP synthase, with translation MTKYIFVTGGVVSSLGKGISASSIGRILKSRGLNISIQKIDPYINVDAGTMNPFQHGEVFVTEDGAETDLDLGHYERFIDTNLSNDNNMTTGKIYSSVIAKERRGDFLGATVQVIPHITDEIKSTIKNISQNAKEKMDVVIVEIGGTVGDIESLPFLEAIRQFRNDIGKDNVLYIHVTFIPYLEAAKELKSKPTQHSVRELREIGIQPDIVICRCQSKLSQEIKNKISLFCDIRNEAIIEAINVKSIYEVPIIFEEQKLGDLIVELLNLKCQDSDLQNWKNMVNKIYHPQKEVNIGMVGKYISLKDAYISITEALLHGGIDNDCRVKIKRIDSDEVKKIAPKILFEDIDGILIPGGFGKRGIEGKIETVKYAREHKIPFLGICLGM